GATATCTTTAATAAGATTAATCATGGTTTGTATAATTTCTTTATGAATTTTTTTATGTTCTTCAAATGCTGGATAAGCAATGAGTTGCATATATTTCTCTTCATCATTAAAATGATCTTTCATGTAGTTGAAAAATTCAGCTAAAAGCTCTTTTACTTCATTTTTGCTTACTGATCTATCAGAAACAATTTCAACCTTTGCTGCAAGCTCAAAAAGTTTTTTATGCTGATCATCAATTTTGGCATTGTGCACACTAAAACTGCTGTCCCATTTTGGAAGCATTTTGACTCCTTGAAAAATTTATTTGCATTAAAGATTATAACATAAAAATAAGTTAAATATAAATTAATTTGTATTAAACCATTTTTTCAATATTTTTTGATACAATTTCAAGAAATATCAAAGAAAGGTATCTTGTGGCAGCTAGAATTCTGCTCTTAGAAGATGATTTAAGTTTAAGTGAGATTATAGAAGAATTTTTAATTGATGAGGGCTATGAAGTTTATTTATGTACCAACGCTAAAGAGGCTTTAGAACTCGCTTATGAAAAACATTTTGATGTATGGATATTAGATGTTAAGGTTCCTTTGGGCGATGGATTTTCTTTATTAAAAGAATTAAGAGATTGTGGAAAACAAACTCCTGCTATTTTTATGACTTCTTTAAATACAACAGAAGATTTAAAAGAGGGTTATAATGCCGGTTGTGATGATTATATACGCAAGCCCTTTGAGCTTGCAGAACTTTCAATTCGCATTCAAGCTTTGTTAAAGAGGGCTTTTTCTCATAAAAATGAAGATTATGAAGATTTAGGAAATGGGTTTAAATTTAGCTTTACCTCGCAAATTCTTTACCATTTTGATAAAGCTTTAACTTTGCCAAGTAAAGAGATTAAATTATTATCTTTACTTTTAAAAAATAAAAATAATTTTTTAAGCACTGAAAGAATTTTTGAAGAACTTTGGGAGTATGATGAAGAGCCTAGTGAACTTAGTTTAAGAGCGTATATTAAAAATTTGCGTAAAATATTAGGAAAAGAAAAAATTATCAATCAAAGGGGCAGAGGATATTGCTATGGCTAAAAAAGTCATTAGGCAAATTTTATTGATTTATTTGACTACCACAGGTATTTTTTTAGCGATCTTTTTTACTTTATGGTATCAAAAATTATATGAAGAATTAGTAGTTGTAAAAGGTACTTCTTTAAGGGAAAATCATAGAAATATCATTATAAATATCCTAAATTCTCGTTTTGTTCCCATGAATGAAAGTGCTAGCAATATCGCCCAAAGCACTGGACTTAAATTTGCTATTTTTGATAAAAAACAGGCTATTTTTGATAATCTGGATTTTGATTTTAGAAAAGCAAGGGTTGAGCTTAAGGGTAGGGGAATTTATGATGGTAAAGTATTTTTTCTTGATCGTATGAATACGGATAATTATTTTTTAAAGCATGCAAATGAAGATAATATACATACTGAAAGCGGATTGAAAATTTTAATCCAAGGCGAGGACGTTAAAAAGGATCTTGTTTGGATTAGAGTAAAAGTTTTTTCTTTTGCCATCATGGCTTTTTGTGTATTGGGCTTGATAGCTTATATTTTAGTAAAAATTGCTCTAAAACCATTAGAAGATAAGATCATCACTCTTAACCGATTTATCAAAGATTCAACCCATGAGCTTAACACCCCTTTAAGCGTGATTTTGATGAGTATAGAACAACTTGAAAATCAAAAACTAGAGCATAATACCAAATTTACAAGGATAAAATTAGCTGCAAAAAGTTTGTCTCAAGTGTATTCAGATCTTGTTTTTTATAATTTTCCTAATACCTTAGAGCTTAATAAACAAGAACTTGACTTAAAAGCATTGATTGAAGAAAGACTAGAATATTTTAAAATATTTTTTGAGCAAAAGAAAATCAGTCTAAAGCTTAATTTACATCAAGCAAGTATTTTCGCTTCTAAAAACCAAATTTCTAAACTCATAGACAATCTTTTAAGTAATGCAATCAAATACAACAAAAAAGGTGGAGAGATTTTGGTGGAGCTAAAAACAGGTTTTTTAAGCATTGCAGACACAGGTTGTGGAATTTCAAAGACAAATCTTAAGCACATTTTTGATAGGTATGCGAGATTTAATACTGATCAAGGAGGCTTTGGCATAGGGCTTTCTTTGGTAAAAAAAATTTGCGATGATAATGATATTAAAATCATTTGCGAATCAGTGGAAAATGAAGGCAGTGTTTTTAAGTTAAGTTGGGATACAAAGAAGATCTGAAAAAGGATAATAAAATTTTTGTATTCACTTGCTTGAAGCTCTATAAACACTTTCTTATTTTATAGTTATTATCAATAAAAATTTATTTTTCTATAAAATAAATTTATTAAAAAAGCTGATTTATCTTATACGGCCATGTAAGCTGTTCGTAAATATGCTAAAGAGCAAAGAGGATAGCTGTGTCTGTTGCTACTTAATAAGGCTTGGTATGGGTAAACATACACAGGAAGATCATTTCTTGCGAGATCATTGACCTATGATGATTTAAGCAATTTTTATATTTTAATTTCGTTTTTATGTTTAGATTATATTTTGATAAATGCGAAGATTTTCTGATAAAAGACTCGCTTTGAAAATTTTTATGGCGTGATCATGATATTGTTTTTTATTGTATCTTGGCAGATTTTTAATGCGTATTTTAATTTTTTATTTTTTGTATCTTACAAAATTTGGCAGTTTAAAAAGAAATAATCAGCAAAAATTTGCTGATTATTGGCAGTAGGGCTTACATCATTCCGCCCATGCCACCCATTCCGCCCATGCCGCTCATATCAGGCATTGCAGGTTTATCTTCTTTGATTTCGCTGATTGTTGCTTCTGTGGTTAAAAGCATGCTAGCTACAGAAACTGCATTAAGTAAAGCTACTCTTTCTACTTTAACTGGATCGATAATTCCACTTTCAAGCATATTTACATATTCGCCTTTTGCAGCATCAAAACCTGTATTTTCATCCTTAGCATTTTCAACGCTGTTTACAACTACACCTGCATCAAATCCTGCATTTTCAGCGATTTGTCTTAAAGGTGCTCTTAAAGCTCTTTCAACAATAGCCGCGCCGATAGCTTCATCGCCTTTTAAATCAAGATTGATTTTAGCTTTAGCTTTGATTAAAGCTGCGCCACCGCCTATTACTATACCTTCTTCAACTGCTGCTTTAGTTGCACTTAAAGCATCATCAACGCGATCTTTTTTCTCTTTCATTTCAGTTTCAGTTGCTGCACCTACTTTAATAACTGCAACACCACCGCTTAATTTAGCAAGTCTTTCTTGTAATTTTTCTCTATCATAATCAGAGCTTGTTTCAGCTATTTGAGCTTTGATTTGATTTACTCTTGCGTCAATATTTGCTTTTTCGCCTGCGCCATTTACGATAGTTGTATTATCTTTATCGATGATTACACTTGAAGCTTGTCCAAGATCTTGTACTGTAGCACTTTCAAGAGTTCTTCCAAGTTCTTCAGAGATTACTTCACCGCCTGTTAAAATCGCTATATCTTCAAGCATAGCTTTTCTTCTATCTCCAAAGCCTGGAGCTTTTACAGCAGAGATATTTAATACACCGCGTAGTTTGTTTACAACTAAAGTTGCAAGTGCTTCACCTTCGATATCTTCAGCAATGATTAAAAGTGGTTTTCCTGTTTTTTGAATTTGTTCTAAAACCGGTAATAAATCTTTTAAATTTGCAATTTTTTTATCAAAAAGCAAGATATAAGGATTTGAAAGCTCTACAGTCATTTTTTCTGCATTGGTTATAAAATAAGGACTTAGATAACCTCTGTCAAATTGCATACCCTCAACTACATTTAATTCATCATTGATTGATTTTGCTTCTTCAACAGTGATAACACCATCTTTGCCTACTTTTTCCATAGCATCTGCTATTAAATTTCCGATTTTTTCATCTGAATTTGCTGAAATTGTAGCAACTTGAGCAATTTCTTTTTTATCTTTTACTTCACGAGAAAGTTTTTTAAGTTCGGCTACGATTGCTTCGCAAGCTTTGTCCATACCGCGTTTAACTTCGATAGGATTTGCCCCAGCTGTGATATTTCTTAAACCTTCTTTAAAGATAGCATGTGCTAAAACAGTTGCAGTTGTTGTACCATCACCTGCTTGATCTGCTGTTTTGCTTGCTACTTCTCTAACAAGTGAAGCACCCATATTTTCAAGACTGTCTTTAAGTTCTACTTCTTTGGCTACGCTTACACCATCTTTAGTAATAGTAGGTGCACCAAAGCTTTTTTGGATTAAAACATTACGTCCTCTTGGTCCCATAGTAACTTTTACTGCATCGTTTAATTTTTTAACACCTTCGTAAAGTTTGTTTCTTGCTTCATCTGAAAAAATAATTTCTTTTGCCATTTGTTTATCCTTTTTTATAAATTATTTTAAAATTCCTAAAATATCATCTAAATTTAAAACTAAATATTCGCTATTATCAAGTTTGATTTCTGTTCCACCGTATTTAGCAAATACGATTTTATCTCCATTTGCAATATCAGTAATTTCTTTGCTTACTGCAACAACTTCACCTGTGAGTGGTTTTTCTTTAGCATTATCTGGTATAATTATACCTGAAGCTGTTGTTTTGGTTTCTTCTACGCGTTTTACTAAAACACGCTTTCCTAAAGGTTGAAAATTCATTTTGTCCATCCTTAAAAATATTGATTTTTAGCACTCTTTAATTTTGAGTGATAATATCATACTATAAAAAATGAATTTTGTCAATACTTTGAGTAAAAATATTTATAAAACTTTAGTTAATAAGACTAAAGATAATTAATTAAAAAAACTAAAGGATGTTTAAATGAAGAAAATTCTTTATGGAATAGTGGCTTTTATTGTAGTGCTTTTGATAGCATTTTATACTCTGCTTTTTACTAGCTTTGGTAATAATATAGTCGCAAATTTTATCCAAGATAAAATCAAGCAAAGTACAGGTCTTGATGCCAATATCACTCAGTTTACTCTGCGTTTTTCAAGTCTTGATATTGAGGCAAATTTGGCTAATATGGCTGATTTAAAATTAGAAGGAAATTTGAGTCTTTTTAAGCTCGGTTTTGATCTTGATTATATCATCAATTTAGATAAAAATTATGCTAAAAATTTAGGTTTAAATTTGAATCAAAATTTGGCTTTTTCAGGGAAGATTAATGGAAAATCGAGCGATTTTATGATCAATGGCAAGGGATATTTGTTTGGCTCTAATGTACTTTTGGATGCTAGAATTTATGATTATTCTCCTATCGCTTTAAATTTAAGCGCTAACGATCTTCAAATTTCTGAATTGCTCGCACTTTTTGGACGAGGAAATTTGGCTAAAGGAACCATAGATATAGCAAGTAAAATTTCTGCTAAAGATTTAAAACCTGATGGAAATGCTATCATTAAACTTGATAATACTTATATAAATTATGCAGAAATCAAAAAAGAATTTAATATAGATTTACCTGAGAATTCTAATCTTAAAGCTGAAATTTTAGCAAATATCAAAGATGATACAGTCTATACAGTGAGTAAAATTTATAATAGTTATTTAGCTTTACAAACTCAAAAAACTCTTTATAATCTTATTCAAAATACCCTAAATACAGATTTTGATCTATCGGTTCCTAATCTTGCAAAGCTTGAAAAACTTACCAAAACAAAGCTAAATGGATCTTTGGAAGTAAAAGGCGATGCGAGTGTGGCTAATAATGCTTTATCTAGTTTAAATGCTAATGTTATAGGGCTTGGCGGAGAAGTGAAGGCAAATTTAAAAAACAATCAATTAAATCTTAATGCAAGTAATGCCAGTTTAGAAAAAATACTAGCTCTTATAGGTTATGGTGGTATTGTTTCTGGGAATTTAAATGCAAATCTTGTGAGCGAGGGATTGGACTTTGCAAATTTTAATGCGGATGTAAAAATCAATAATGCAAAATTAAATAGTGCTGAGATTAAAAAAATAGCCAAACTTGAACTTCCAAATACGAGCTTTAGTCTTGATGCTAAAGCCAAGGCTAAAAATGGCAATATATCTTATAATGCGCTCTTAGCATCTAATTTGCTCAATATTAAAAAACTTAATGGAACTTATGATCTTAAAAGTGCGGAGTTAAGTACGGATTTAAATGCTTTTATCGATGATTTATCTCAATTTAATGCTATAGCAGGGCAAAATTTACAAGGCAAGGCAGAACTTAATGCAAAAGCGCATATTATAGGTGCTCAAGTTCAGAATTTAAACGCTGATGCAAATATAGCAGGTGGTTTAATCAAAGCAAATTCTAATGGAAAAAAACTAGACTTAGATATAAACAAGCTTGATCTTTCTAAGGTTTTTACTATTGTGGGTATGCCAAATTATGCAAGCGGGATAGTTAATGCAAAAGCGCGTTTAGATGATATAAATTTTAACAATCTTAATGGCAAGGTAAATATAGATGCTAAGGGTATTTTAAATGCTGCAGTTTTAAGTCAGTTAATGGATAAAAAATTTCCAAACAATACAAATTACGACTTAAATGTTAAAGCGGATTTAAAAAACAATG
The window above is part of the Campylobacter coli genome. Proteins encoded here:
- a CDS encoding HAMP domain-containing sensor histidine kinase, whose product is MAKKVIRQILLIYLTTTGIFLAIFFTLWYQKLYEELVVVKGTSLRENHRNIIINILNSRFVPMNESASNIAQSTGLKFAIFDKKQAIFDNLDFDFRKARVELKGRGIYDGKVFFLDRMNTDNYFLKHANEDNIHTESGLKILIQGEDVKKDLVWIRVKVFSFAIMAFCVLGLIAYILVKIALKPLEDKIITLNRFIKDSTHELNTPLSVILMSIEQLENQKLEHNTKFTRIKLAAKSLSQVYSDLVFYNFPNTLELNKQELDLKALIEERLEYFKIFFEQKKISLKLNLHQASIFASKNQISKLIDNLLSNAIKYNKKGGEILVELKTGFLSIADTGCGISKTNLKHIFDRYARFNTDQGGFGIGLSLVKKICDDNDIKIICESVENEGSVFKLSWDTKKI
- a CDS encoding response regulator transcription factor; translation: MAARILLLEDDLSLSEIIEEFLIDEGYEVYLCTNAKEALELAYEKHFDVWILDVKVPLGDGFSLLKELRDCGKQTPAIFMTSLNTTEDLKEGYNAGCDDYIRKPFELAELSIRIQALLKRAFSHKNEDYEDLGNGFKFSFTSQILYHFDKALTLPSKEIKLLSLLLKNKNNFLSTERIFEELWEYDEEPSELSLRAYIKNLRKILGKEKIINQRGRGYCYG
- the groL gene encoding chaperonin GroEL (60 kDa chaperone family; promotes refolding of misfolded polypeptides especially under stressful conditions; forms two stacked rings of heptamers to form a barrel-shaped 14mer; ends can be capped by GroES; misfolded proteins enter the barrel where they are refolded when GroES binds); protein product: MAKEIIFSDEARNKLYEGVKKLNDAVKVTMGPRGRNVLIQKSFGAPTITKDGVSVAKEVELKDSLENMGASLVREVASKTADQAGDGTTTATVLAHAIFKEGLRNITAGANPIEVKRGMDKACEAIVAELKKLSREVKDKKEIAQVATISANSDEKIGNLIADAMEKVGKDGVITVEEAKSINDELNVVEGMQFDRGYLSPYFITNAEKMTVELSNPYILLFDKKIANLKDLLPVLEQIQKTGKPLLIIAEDIEGEALATLVVNKLRGVLNISAVKAPGFGDRRKAMLEDIAILTGGEVISEELGRTLESATVQDLGQASSVIIDKDNTTIVNGAGEKANIDARVNQIKAQIAETSSDYDREKLQERLAKLSGGVAVIKVGAATETEMKEKKDRVDDALSATKAAVEEGIVIGGGAALIKAKAKINLDLKGDEAIGAAIVERALRAPLRQIAENAGFDAGVVVNSVENAKDENTGFDAAKGEYVNMLESGIIDPVKVERVALLNAVSVASMLLTTEATISEIKEDKPAMPDMSGMGGMGGMGGMM
- the groES gene encoding co-chaperone GroES, whose translation is MNFQPLGKRVLVKRVEETKTTASGIIIPDNAKEKPLTGEVVAVSKEITDIANGDKIVFAKYGGTEIKLDNSEYLVLNLDDILGILK